A single region of the Changchengzhania lutea genome encodes:
- a CDS encoding DUF1801 domain-containing protein → MDVLDIIDAIDNKERRLDCLSLLDFMKEVTNESPQIWRSKLIGFGSYHYKYKSGTEGDWFLTGFSSTKQHISIYIVAGVNNYPEIVKNLGEFKSSTGCLYVKKLSDINLVVLKALVVKSMEDLRAKYSN, encoded by the coding sequence ATGGATGTTTTAGACATAATTGATGCCATAGATAATAAAGAACGGAGATTGGATTGTTTGAGCTTGCTAGACTTTATGAAAGAGGTTACAAATGAAAGCCCTCAAATTTGGAGATCAAAATTAATTGGATTTGGAAGTTACCATTATAAATACAAATCTGGAACAGAAGGCGATTGGTTTTTAACGGGCTTTTCTTCTACCAAGCAACATATAAGTATTTACATTGTGGCTGGCGTTAATAATTACCCCGAAATAGTAAAGAACCTTGGTGAATTTAAATCGAGTACGGGATGCCTTTACGTTAAAAAACTATCAGATATTAATCTCGTTGTTTTAAAAGCATTGGTTGTAAAGTCCATGGAAGATTTAAGAGCAAAATATTCAAATTAG
- a CDS encoding hybrid sensor histidine kinase/response regulator — protein sequence MKHLLLLTYILSCGLYAQEGVFDLQKSKGELYEYAEFTTSGPLSLSITEVTTTDRLEYNSLESENHSVGFTSDNYWVRFKLKNSTHQRQTYYLETARPITDVVDLYQKSNGEIQRFKSGDAIPFNDKQVKHRSSIFKLNLPSQEVQEIYIHYKSDGETINLPLNLYTESEFWLMNYKQQLFLGLFYGLLFIAGIIYLFFYTSLKEKAFLYYGIYVFSIGLLQAALDGFIHEFILPEAAYLNNRAVLITAVCSIFFLLKYCEHFLKVNIHVKSFIKYFNIIYIILAVTSTLLFINPTTLKIAYPLSNLNGLLSLVLILVTMFTMRYKRIKTDAYFSIGILCLVIGLLGFIMNNLSLLPNNFYTLNSAKFGAGFEVIFLSLSMTNLIKKLRLEKETSQEEALKKSEEISQLKTYFMSNMSHELRTPINAIMGIAENELETLKNNESRKPYEIIKNASLSLLSNVNDIIDYEKIENNQLELNSSKFNPSVKLNQISSNWKAEAIKKGLNYKFEMDPEIPSHIYADPTRFIQIINNVLANAIKFTEKGNIYFKLTCLKQPNNLYRFSFQISDTGMGITPEAKKNIFESFSQMKKDHKRQFGGIGLGLTIVKHIVELFNGTIKIESELGKGTDIFIDLTLKSIAQERVVEVSETGHEIPLHILVVEDNKLNQLVMQKILSSSSNISFAIANNGQEAIDALKADVYDIVLMDLQMPIMDGYEATQIIRSGDLGSSINNIPIIAVTADAMQETKHRVLGLGMNDYMTKPVIKELLFEKIYACHFDFDKKSKDTDSENLRIA from the coding sequence ATGAAACATTTACTGCTATTAACTTACATATTAAGTTGTGGTCTGTATGCCCAAGAGGGTGTTTTTGATCTTCAAAAAAGTAAAGGAGAGCTGTATGAGTACGCCGAATTTACAACCTCAGGTCCTTTAAGTTTAAGTATCACTGAAGTTACAACGACCGATAGATTAGAATATAATAGTTTAGAATCTGAAAACCATAGTGTCGGGTTTACTTCCGATAATTACTGGGTTCGTTTTAAATTAAAAAATAGCACACATCAACGACAGACATATTATTTAGAGACAGCACGTCCTATAACAGATGTTGTAGATTTATATCAAAAAAGTAACGGAGAAATCCAACGTTTTAAAAGTGGTGATGCCATCCCTTTTAATGACAAACAGGTTAAGCACAGATCTTCAATATTTAAATTAAACTTACCATCGCAAGAAGTTCAAGAAATATATATACACTATAAAAGTGATGGAGAAACTATAAATCTTCCGTTAAACCTTTATACAGAATCTGAGTTTTGGTTGATGAACTATAAGCAGCAACTGTTTCTTGGTTTGTTTTATGGCTTATTATTTATAGCGGGTATTATATATTTGTTTTTCTATACCAGTTTAAAGGAAAAAGCATTTTTATATTATGGAATATATGTGTTTTCAATCGGACTATTGCAAGCGGCCTTAGATGGTTTCATCCACGAGTTTATTTTACCTGAAGCAGCCTATTTAAATAATAGAGCTGTTTTAATAACTGCAGTGTGTTCAATCTTCTTTTTATTAAAATATTGCGAGCACTTTTTAAAGGTTAACATACATGTAAAAAGTTTTATAAAATACTTTAACATAATTTACATCATATTAGCAGTCACGTCAACTTTACTTTTTATAAACCCAACAACCCTTAAGATAGCTTATCCTTTAAGCAACTTAAATGGTTTATTGAGCTTAGTTTTAATTTTAGTAACCATGTTTACCATGCGTTACAAACGCATAAAAACAGATGCTTATTTTTCAATTGGGATTTTGTGCTTAGTTATAGGTCTTTTAGGTTTTATAATGAATAATTTAAGCTTGTTACCTAATAATTTCTACACACTTAATAGTGCGAAATTCGGTGCAGGTTTTGAGGTGATATTCCTATCATTATCCATGACTAACTTAATTAAAAAATTAAGACTGGAAAAAGAAACCTCGCAAGAAGAAGCCCTTAAAAAATCAGAAGAAATAAGTCAGTTAAAAACCTATTTCATGTCCAATATGAGTCATGAATTACGAACGCCCATTAACGCTATTATGGGAATAGCTGAAAATGAATTGGAAACATTAAAAAACAATGAGAGTAGAAAACCTTATGAGATAATAAAAAATGCTTCACTAAGTTTATTAAGCAACGTCAATGATATTATTGATTATGAAAAAATTGAAAACAACCAACTTGAATTAAACAGTTCAAAATTCAACCCTTCCGTAAAATTAAATCAAATAAGCAGTAATTGGAAAGCTGAGGCGATTAAAAAAGGATTGAATTACAAATTTGAGATGGATCCGGAAATACCATCACATATCTATGCAGACCCTACGCGTTTTATTCAAATAATAAATAATGTTTTAGCCAACGCTATAAAATTCACAGAAAAGGGCAATATTTATTTTAAGCTTACCTGCCTAAAGCAACCTAATAATCTCTATCGTTTTTCTTTTCAAATATCAGATACCGGAATGGGTATAACCCCAGAGGCTAAAAAAAATATTTTTGAAAGCTTTAGCCAAATGAAAAAGGACCATAAAAGACAATTTGGTGGTATTGGCTTGGGCTTAACCATTGTAAAGCATATTGTTGAACTTTTTAATGGCACTATAAAAATTGAAAGCGAGCTTGGTAAAGGCACTGATATTTTTATAGATTTAACACTTAAAAGTATAGCCCAGGAGCGCGTGGTAGAAGTTTCTGAAACTGGTCATGAAATCCCTTTACATATTCTTGTGGTCGAAGACAATAAACTTAACCAACTGGTCATGCAAAAAATTTTAAGTAGCTCATCCAACATTAGTTTTGCAATTGCCAACAACGGACAAGAAGCTATTGATGCCTTAAAGGCAGATGTATATGATATTGTTTTAATGGACTTACAAATGCCTATTATGGATGGTTATGAAGCTACGCAGATTATTAGAAGTGGTGACTTGGGCAGCTCAATAAACAACATTCCAATTATTGCCGTTACTGCTGATGCGATGCAAGAAACAAAACATCGTGTTTTAGGTTTAGGAATGAATGATTATATGACCAAACCCGTAATTAAAGAGTTATTATTCGAGAAAATATACGCCTGCCATTTTGATTTTGATAAAAAAAGTAAGGATACCGATTCTGAAAATTTAAGAATTGCCTAA
- a CDS encoding CBS domain-containing protein — translation MGIKSFIGARRQKTKATGSAPLRVCDYMTRTLITFTPDQTIESVMQSLIKNRISGGPVVNEKNELIGIISEGDCIKQISESRYYNMPMGDKTIESHMAKNVETIDGNMNILDAASKFIQAKRRRFPIIENGKLVGQISQKDVLKAAMKLKGDTWK, via the coding sequence ATGGGAATAAAAAGTTTTATAGGTGCCAGAAGGCAAAAAACAAAGGCTACTGGCAGCGCCCCTCTAAGGGTTTGTGATTATATGACGAGGACTTTGATAACCTTTACGCCAGACCAAACGATTGAGAGCGTTATGCAGTCTCTTATTAAGAACAGAATTTCTGGTGGTCCCGTTGTTAATGAAAAAAATGAGTTGATAGGGATAATTTCTGAAGGCGATTGCATCAAGCAAATAAGTGAGAGTCGTTATTATAATATGCCAATGGGTGATAAAACGATTGAAAGCCATATGGCCAAAAATGTGGAAACCATTGATGGCAATATGAATATATTGGATGCGGCCAGTAAATTTATACAAGCAAAAAGACGTCGTTTTCCAATTATTGAAAATGGTAAATTAGTCGGTCAAATAAGTCAGAAAGATGTTTTAAAGGCCGCCATGAAATTAAAAGGAGATACCTGGAAATAG
- a CDS encoding NAD-dependent epimerase/dehydratase family protein, whose translation MNSKILIIGACGQIGSELTFKLRSLYGDDNVIASDISYSNLDIVNSGIFEIVDAQDYASIKVCVEKYNIDTVYLMAAMLSATGEKYPMKAWNLNMTSLFNVLNLARAKFIEKIFWPSSIAVFGPTTPREDTPQYTVMEPSTVYGITKQVGERWCEYYHKNYDVDVRSLRYPGIISWKTLPGGGTTDYAVEIYHKAITGKAYECFLSENTALPMMFMDDAIKATVDIMTADTNAVKIRSSYNLSAMSFTPKEVAASIKKHIADFEISYNPDFRQSIADSWPSSIDDAQAREDWDWSSDFNLEAMTNEMLIQLSKKYATSNKIIE comes from the coding sequence ATGAACTCTAAAATTTTGATTATTGGAGCCTGCGGACAAATCGGTTCTGAGCTAACATTCAAATTAAGAAGCCTATACGGTGATGATAACGTTATTGCCAGCGATATAAGTTACAGTAATTTAGACATTGTTAATTCTGGTATTTTCGAGATTGTTGATGCACAAGACTACGCAAGCATCAAAGTATGCGTAGAAAAATATAATATAGATACGGTGTATTTAATGGCTGCTATGTTAAGCGCTACAGGAGAGAAATACCCCATGAAGGCCTGGAATTTAAATATGACCTCACTGTTTAATGTCCTTAATTTGGCCCGTGCTAAATTTATAGAAAAGATATTCTGGCCTTCGAGTATTGCTGTTTTTGGACCAACGACCCCACGGGAAGACACACCGCAGTATACCGTTATGGAGCCTAGCACCGTCTACGGCATTACCAAACAAGTGGGAGAGCGCTGGTGCGAGTATTATCATAAAAATTATGATGTCGATGTAAGAAGCTTGCGCTATCCTGGTATTATTAGCTGGAAAACCTTGCCTGGAGGTGGCACTACAGACTATGCCGTTGAAATTTATCATAAAGCCATTACAGGTAAAGCCTATGAATGTTTTTTATCTGAAAACACCGCCTTGCCCATGATGTTTATGGATGATGCTATTAAGGCAACGGTAGATATCATGACAGCTGATACCAATGCTGTTAAAATCAGGTCATCTTATAATTTATCAGCCATGAGTTTTACACCTAAAGAGGTAGCGGCATCTATAAAAAAACACATTGCAGACTTTGAGATAAGCTATAATCCAGATTTTAGACAAAGTATCGCAGATAGCTGGCCGTCTAGTATTGATGATGCACAAGCGAGGGAAGATTGGGACTGGAGTTCAGATTTTAATTTGGAAGCCATGACCAACGAAATGCTGATTCAATTAAGCAAAAAGTACGCTACTTCAAATAAGATAATTGAATAA
- a CDS encoding S41 family peptidase — MPYNKKYLPLILGTAIAAGIFIGGKLNFTDSPDRLFSTNSKKDKLNRLIDYIDYDYVDDVNTDSIVDVTVNGILENLDPHSVYIPKEDMERVTENMKGDFVGIGVSFYPYKDSIAVIRPIENGPSAKVGIKGGDRILIADGDTLYGDKLLDNDMVKKLKGPINTKVKLKVFRKGEPKLLEFTVKRSNIPIKSVDAAYMLTDKLGYIKVNRFAETTYKEFKKALNKLKAQGATEIALDLRDNPGGFLGIAEQMVDEFLEDDKLILFTKNKRGSIDKSFATSKGVFEKGKVYVLINENSASASEIVAGALQDNDKGLIVGRRSYGKGLVQREMDLGDGSAVRLTVSRYYTPTGRSIQRPYKNGNKDYYDEYFARLDSGELLDPDKIEVADSLKFTTPGGKIVYGGGGIIPDVFVPIDNSMQNETLTYLQRRGFIAYFVFEELEHDRKKYDGISRSEFIDHFDIGDDLVFAFQDYLNVRTDSEVTFVAYHTEVKQYLKATLADQLYGEGTFEEIFNQRDIMIDEVIKLSDGE; from the coding sequence ATGCCATATAATAAGAAATACTTACCGTTAATTTTGGGGACTGCTATCGCTGCAGGGATCTTTATTGGAGGGAAATTAAATTTTACGGATTCGCCAGATAGACTTTTTTCTACAAATAGTAAAAAGGATAAGCTCAATAGATTGATTGATTATATTGATTACGATTATGTAGACGACGTGAATACCGATAGCATCGTGGATGTTACGGTAAACGGCATTTTGGAAAACCTAGATCCGCACTCTGTATATATTCCTAAGGAAGATATGGAACGTGTTACCGAAAACATGAAGGGTGATTTTGTTGGTATAGGTGTGAGTTTTTATCCTTATAAAGATTCTATAGCTGTCATTCGCCCTATTGAAAATGGTCCAAGTGCGAAAGTCGGTATTAAAGGTGGTGACCGCATTTTGATTGCTGATGGTGATACCCTTTATGGAGATAAACTGCTGGACAACGATATGGTCAAAAAATTAAAAGGCCCAATAAACACCAAAGTCAAATTAAAGGTTTTTAGAAAAGGCGAACCAAAACTTCTAGAGTTCACCGTGAAGCGGTCTAATATTCCTATCAAAAGTGTAGATGCCGCGTATATGCTAACAGACAAGTTGGGCTATATAAAAGTGAATCGCTTTGCGGAAACAACCTATAAAGAATTTAAAAAAGCCTTAAATAAATTAAAAGCGCAAGGTGCCACCGAAATTGCACTAGACTTAAGAGATAACCCTGGTGGATTTTTAGGTATCGCAGAACAAATGGTAGACGAATTTTTAGAAGACGATAAACTGATTCTTTTTACCAAAAATAAAAGAGGAAGCATCGACAAGAGTTTTGCGACAAGCAAAGGCGTGTTCGAAAAAGGGAAGGTGTATGTGCTTATTAATGAGAACTCCGCATCAGCCAGCGAGATTGTCGCAGGGGCATTACAGGATAACGATAAAGGGCTTATCGTGGGCAGACGCTCTTACGGAAAAGGCTTGGTACAACGCGAGATGGACTTAGGTGATGGTAGCGCTGTACGCTTAACCGTTTCCAGATATTATACGCCTACAGGGCGTTCCATTCAACGACCCTATAAAAACGGGAATAAGGATTATTATGATGAATATTTTGCCAGATTGGATAGTGGCGAATTGTTAGATCCGGATAAAATAGAGGTGGCCGATTCGTTAAAATTTACCACGCCAGGAGGTAAGATTGTCTATGGCGGGGGCGGCATTATACCCGATGTATTTGTGCCCATAGATAACAGTATGCAAAATGAAACCTTAACGTATTTACAACGTCGCGGATTTATCGCCTATTTCGTTTTTGAAGAGCTTGAGCATGACAGAAAAAAATATGACGGGATTTCCAGAAGCGAGTTTATAGACCATTTTGATATTGGAGACGATTTGGTATTTGCTTTTCAGGATTATTTAAATGTGAGAACCGATTCCGAGGTTACTTTTGTGGCCTACCATACCGAGGTGAAGCAATATCTTAAGGCTACGCTTGCAGATCAACTCTATGGAGAAGGCACTTTCGAGGAAATTTTCAATCAGCGTGATATCATGATTGATGAGGTGATTAAGTTGAGTGATGGGGAGTAG
- a CDS encoding single-stranded DNA-binding protein, translating into MNTLRNKVQLIGNLGNDPEIINLESGKTLAKFSMATNESYTNNKGEKMTDTQWHNIVAWGKTAEIIEKYVTKGKEVAIEGKLTSRSYDDKTGNKCYVTEVVCNELLMLGK; encoded by the coding sequence ATGAACACACTCAGAAACAAAGTACAGTTGATTGGTAACTTAGGGAATGACCCAGAAATCATCAATTTAGAATCAGGAAAAACTTTAGCAAAATTTAGTATGGCGACCAATGAGAGTTATACCAATAACAAAGGTGAAAAAATGACAGATACCCAGTGGCATAATATAGTGGCTTGGGGTAAAACGGCTGAAATAATTGAAAAATATGTCACTAAAGGCAAAGAAGTTGCTATTGAAGGGAAATTAACCTCTAGAAGTTACGATGACAAAACAGGAAACAAATGTTATGTTACAGAAGTTGTTTGTAATGAATTGCTTATGCTAGGTAAATAA
- a CDS encoding helix-turn-helix domain-containing protein, with protein METLNIDLQQFKNSNLNNLPASHYNTVEDIKSTTVNEAAVQGSVSCQNVSKQIYLFNLELSASGEHDIILSKGKRQPLSFIYCHSGEADIVFSENSKSQRLSKFQTAIISGQGDEDVTLEITSKESCKLTMIMIDREFSDLEGDTSDVIQSLTYLITDGDNDARINNICSRNLRISIALEDLNNLEEEGIVRKLIMAGKIRMILAMEYQQLLDDMNSVNKGGCSLTQTEMQKIYEATKLIKSELDRDFTVTSLSREVLLSVVKLQEGFKSMHGRTVTDYIRNVRLEEAERLLKTTDYNISEVVYTVGFLSRSYFSKIFKMKYNCNPSDYKNEFRSQVA; from the coding sequence ATGGAAACTTTAAATATTGATTTACAACAGTTCAAAAATTCAAATCTTAACAATTTACCTGCCAGTCATTACAATACTGTAGAAGATATTAAAAGTACTACTGTGAATGAAGCTGCAGTTCAAGGTAGCGTTTCATGTCAAAATGTTTCTAAGCAAATATATCTTTTCAATTTAGAGCTTTCTGCGTCAGGCGAACACGATATTATTTTGTCTAAAGGGAAGAGACAACCTTTGAGTTTTATTTATTGCCATAGTGGTGAAGCAGATATTGTGTTTTCCGAAAACAGTAAATCTCAACGGCTATCAAAGTTTCAAACTGCTATAATATCTGGTCAAGGAGATGAAGATGTGACCTTGGAAATTACATCAAAAGAGTCCTGTAAGCTTACTATGATTATGATTGATAGAGAGTTTTCAGATTTGGAAGGTGACACCTCAGATGTTATTCAAAGCTTAACATATTTAATCACAGATGGGGATAATGATGCACGCATTAATAACATATGTAGCAGAAATTTAAGAATCTCAATTGCTTTAGAAGATTTAAATAATCTAGAGGAAGAAGGCATTGTGCGGAAATTAATTATGGCTGGAAAAATTAGAATGATTTTAGCCATGGAGTACCAACAATTGTTAGATGATATGAATTCTGTAAATAAGGGGGGATGTTCATTAACTCAAACAGAAATGCAAAAAATTTATGAAGCCACCAAATTGATTAAAAGTGAATTAGATAGAGATTTTACTGTAACCTCATTAAGTCGAGAAGTATTGCTTTCTGTAGTGAAGTTGCAGGAAGGCTTTAAAAGTATGCACGGTAGAACAGTAACAGATTATATAAGAAACGTAAGATTAGAAGAAGCGGAACGTTTATTAAAAACTACAGATTATAACATTTCTGAAGTGGTTTACACCGTAGGGTTTTTAAGTAGAAGTTACTTCTCAAAAATATTTAAAATGAAATATAACTGTAACCCTAGTGATTACAAAAACGAATTTCGCAGTCAAGTAGCATAA
- a CDS encoding HupE/UreJ family protein: MLENFWFNVEYGINHVLDINAYDHVLFLIVLTVPYIFRDWKRVFLLVSMFTLGHTLSLVMAVYGVVSVNASVVEFLIPITILIVALFNVFTSGKGAQKEKVGVLFLSTLFFGLIHGLGFAREFKMLLGDSDSKIGLLLEFALGIEIAQIIIVFLVLFLGYLVQTLFRFSKRDWIMVISAIVVGLVIPMLINSDFLS, translated from the coding sequence ATGCTCGAAAACTTCTGGTTTAATGTAGAATATGGCATCAATCACGTGTTGGATATCAATGCTTACGACCATGTTCTGTTTCTTATTGTCTTAACAGTACCCTACATATTCCGTGACTGGAAACGCGTCTTTTTGCTGGTTTCCATGTTTACGTTGGGTCATACCCTTTCACTGGTTATGGCAGTTTACGGTGTTGTAAGTGTGAACGCAAGTGTGGTCGAATTTTTAATACCCATCACTATTTTAATTGTGGCGCTGTTTAATGTGTTTACATCTGGAAAAGGCGCCCAAAAAGAAAAGGTAGGTGTACTGTTCTTATCAACGCTATTTTTTGGATTAATTCACGGTTTAGGCTTTGCACGTGAATTTAAAATGTTGTTAGGTGACTCAGACAGTAAAATTGGGTTACTTCTAGAATTTGCTTTAGGCATTGAAATCGCTCAAATCATTATTGTTTTCTTGGTGCTCTTTTTGGGTTATTTGGTGCAAACATTGTTTAGGTTCTCCAAACGGGATTGGATCATGGTCATTTCTGCTATAGTCGTTGGATTGGTCATTCCTATGTTGATTAACAGCGATTTTTTATCATAA
- a CDS encoding deoxycytidylate deaminase, protein MPKRKQLKYDKAYLRIAEEWGKLSYCKRRQVGALIVKDRMIISDGYNGTPSGFENFCEDDAGYTKWYVLHAEANAILKVAASTQSCKGATLYITMSPCKECSKLIHQSGIVKVVYNQAYKDDSGLRFLKKAGIELELIEDLTA, encoded by the coding sequence ATGCCAAAAAGGAAACAGCTTAAGTACGATAAAGCATATTTACGAATTGCCGAGGAGTGGGGAAAGTTGTCATATTGCAAACGCAGACAAGTTGGCGCGCTTATAGTAAAGGACAGAATGATCATTTCAGACGGCTATAATGGGACACCCTCTGGATTTGAAAATTTTTGTGAGGATGATGCAGGATATACCAAATGGTACGTACTACATGCCGAAGCGAACGCTATTTTAAAAGTGGCCGCATCTACGCAATCTTGCAAAGGGGCCACGCTTTACATCACCATGTCACCTTGTAAAGAATGTAGTAAATTGATTCACCAATCAGGGATTGTAAAGGTGGTTTATAATCAAGCCTATAAAGACGATTCTGGTTTACGTTTTTTGAAGAAAGCAGGAATTGAACTAGAACTAATTGAAGATTTAACAGCATAA
- a CDS encoding M13 family metallopeptidase yields MKTKLTSSFLTAIALISLVACKKDVEKETVMVEETPAINLEFMDTEAKPNDDFFRYVNGKWLDTNKIPDDRTRWGSFDELRKKTDTDALDILKAALSNNKDFQNIEVLPGSDQDKAVKLFQTIMDTVSREEQGLKPIKPYLAKIEAIKNIDDLQAYLIEMEPKGGAGFISFAVGSHPKDSNKNVAYLGAGGLGLPDRDYYVKNDTDSKEKRAKYVNHITKMLQFLGNDEAAANSEAKQILAFETRLAESKMDKVDRRDARKRYNPRSISNLEKMVPAFNWKIYFKGIGVKELDTVIVSELKYMGALQTILSENNVTDWKAYLRWNAFRRASGLLNSELDKANWDFYSKELRGAKAQRPREERALQVLNGSIGEALGRLYVDRNFPPEAKIKAEKMIDNVILAFKNRISALSWMTDETKQKAIEKLMALNVKIAYPDQWKDYSNLEINGLEDNGSYLQNMLNVSAWNHQRNLDDLGKPVDKSRWGMAPQTVNAYFSPSFNEIVFPAAILQPPFYNFTADDAVNYGGIGAVIGHEISHCFDDSGSRYDKNGNLNNWWTDEDLKEFEALGKDLAEQYSALEVLPDVFINGAFTLGENIGDLGGVNVAFDALQLSFKENGRPENIDGFTPEQRFFMSWATVWRSKMRDDALKTRIKTDPHSPGMNRAVQPLLNIDAFYKAFNIQEGGKLYIAPEDRVKIW; encoded by the coding sequence ATGAAAACTAAATTAACTTCTTCTTTTCTAACTGCAATTGCTCTAATATCATTGGTCGCTTGTAAAAAGGATGTAGAAAAAGAAACTGTTATGGTCGAAGAAACTCCAGCAATTAATTTGGAGTTTATGGATACTGAAGCCAAACCCAATGATGATTTCTTTAGATATGTAAATGGGAAATGGCTTGACACTAACAAAATTCCAGATGACAGGACAAGATGGGGGAGTTTTGATGAACTCAGAAAAAAAACAGATACTGATGCCTTGGATATTTTGAAAGCTGCTTTGTCCAATAATAAAGATTTTCAGAACATTGAAGTCTTACCTGGTTCAGATCAAGATAAAGCGGTAAAATTATTTCAGACCATTATGGATACTGTTAGCAGGGAAGAACAAGGCTTAAAACCTATAAAACCTTATCTCGCTAAAATTGAAGCCATTAAAAACATTGACGATTTACAGGCTTATTTAATTGAAATGGAGCCAAAAGGTGGCGCGGGTTTTATCAGTTTTGCCGTGGGGTCGCATCCTAAAGATAGCAACAAAAATGTGGCCTATTTAGGTGCTGGAGGTTTAGGCCTTCCAGACCGCGACTATTACGTTAAAAATGATACGGATTCTAAAGAAAAAAGAGCAAAGTATGTGAATCACATAACCAAAATGCTACAATTTTTAGGGAATGACGAAGCAGCTGCCAATTCTGAAGCAAAACAAATTCTGGCTTTTGAAACGCGTTTAGCGGAATCAAAAATGGATAAGGTAGACCGAAGGGATGCACGTAAAAGATATAACCCTAGATCCATTTCAAACTTAGAAAAAATGGTTCCTGCCTTTAATTGGAAAATTTATTTTAAAGGTATTGGTGTGAAAGAACTTGATACCGTGATAGTGAGCGAGCTTAAATATATGGGCGCTTTGCAGACCATTTTATCAGAAAATAATGTTACCGATTGGAAAGCTTATTTACGCTGGAATGCATTTAGACGTGCTTCAGGACTTTTAAATTCGGAATTAGATAAGGCCAATTGGGATTTTTACAGTAAGGAATTACGTGGTGCAAAAGCCCAAAGACCGAGAGAAGAAAGAGCCTTACAGGTTTTAAATGGCAGTATTGGTGAAGCTCTAGGTAGATTATACGTCGATAGAAATTTTCCGCCTGAAGCGAAAATCAAAGCTGAAAAAATGATTGATAATGTGATCTTAGCATTTAAGAACAGAATTTCAGCTTTATCTTGGATGACTGATGAGACCAAGCAAAAAGCCATAGAAAAACTTATGGCTTTAAATGTTAAAATTGCATATCCAGACCAATGGAAGGATTATTCAAATCTTGAAATTAATGGACTAGAAGACAATGGGTCTTATTTGCAGAACATGTTGAATGTGAGTGCATGGAATCATCAAAGAAACTTAGATGATCTAGGCAAACCTGTTGATAAAAGCCGATGGGGCATGGCTCCGCAAACAGTGAACGCTTATTTCAGCCCATCATTCAATGAAATAGTTTTTCCAGCGGCCATTTTACAACCGCCATTTTATAATTTTACTGCCGATGACGCTGTGAACTACGGTGGTATTGGAGCCGTAATAGGACATGAAATATCACACTGTTTTGATGATTCTGGATCGCGGTATGATAAAAATGGAAATCTAAACAATTGGTGGACGGATGAAGATTTAAAAGAATTTGAAGCTTTAGGAAAAGACCTTGCGGAACAATACAGTGCATTGGAGGTTTTACCAGATGTTTTTATTAATGGTGCTTTTACACTTGGTGAAAACATAGGGGATTTAGGAGGTGTCAATGTCGCCTTTGATGCTTTACAGTTGAGTTTTAAAGAAAACGGAAGGCCTGAAAATATTGATGGATTTACACCAGAGCAACGTTTCTTTATGAGTTGGGCAACCGTTTGGAGGTCTAAGATGAGAGACGACGCTTTAAAAACCAGAATTAAAACAGATCCGCATTCACCTGGTATGAACCGAGCGGTACAACCCTTATTAAATATTGATGCGTTTTATAAAGCGTTCAATATTCAAGAAGGTGGCAAACTATATATTGCCCCTGAAGATAGGGTTAAGATTTGGTAG